A section of the Leptotrichia buccalis C-1013-b genome encodes:
- a CDS encoding NADP-dependent glyceraldehyde-3-phosphate dehydrogenase, which produces MNYQNLVNGEWKDSENTITIYSPINGEEIGTVPAMSREEVDFAMESARKALPAWRALSAVERAAYLNKAADILERDKDKIGENLAKEVAKGIKAAISEVVRTADLIRYAAEEGLRITGEFVNGGGFEAGSKRKCGVVKREPVGVVLAIAPFNYPVNLSASKIAPALIGGNVVIFKPPTQGSISGLLLTQVFAEAGIPAGVFNSVTGKGSEIGDYLIEHEEVNFINFTGSTPIGKKIGKLAGMRPIMLELGGKDAGIVLEDADLEKAAKDIVAGAFSYSGQRCTAIKRVLVMDSVADKLADLIKAQVEKLTVGDPFDNADITTVIDTPSADFIEGLIKDAQEKGAKALTTVKREKNLIWPVVFDNVTTDMRIAWEEPFGPVLPIIRVNSVDEAIEIANKSEYGLQSAVFTKNFPLAFEIAEKLEVGTVHINNKTQRGPDSFPFLGIKGSGAGVQGLKYSIESMTRVKSIVFDI; this is translated from the coding sequence ATGAATTATCAAAATTTAGTAAATGGAGAATGGAAAGACTCTGAAAATACAATAACTATTTATTCGCCTATAAATGGGGAAGAGATTGGGACAGTGCCAGCTATGTCAAGAGAAGAAGTTGACTTTGCTATGGAATCTGCCAGAAAGGCTTTACCTGCTTGGAGAGCGTTGTCAGCTGTGGAAAGAGCGGCTTATTTGAATAAGGCTGCGGATATTCTTGAAAGAGATAAGGATAAAATTGGGGAAAACTTGGCAAAGGAAGTGGCAAAAGGAATTAAGGCTGCTATTTCAGAAGTTGTGAGAACTGCCGATTTGATTAGATATGCTGCGGAAGAAGGTCTTAGAATCACAGGTGAATTTGTAAATGGTGGCGGATTTGAAGCTGGAAGCAAAAGAAAATGTGGAGTTGTAAAAAGAGAACCAGTTGGAGTTGTGCTTGCAATCGCACCGTTTAACTATCCAGTAAACTTGTCAGCATCTAAAATTGCACCAGCCTTAATAGGAGGAAACGTAGTAATTTTTAAACCGCCTACACAAGGTTCAATTAGTGGATTGCTATTGACACAAGTATTTGCAGAAGCTGGAATTCCAGCGGGAGTATTTAACTCTGTAACTGGAAAAGGTTCTGAAATTGGAGATTATTTGATTGAACATGAGGAAGTGAATTTTATAAACTTTACAGGAAGTACGCCAATTGGTAAAAAAATTGGAAAACTTGCTGGAATGCGTCCAATTATGCTTGAATTAGGTGGAAAAGACGCTGGAATTGTATTAGAAGATGCTGATTTGGAAAAAGCTGCAAAAGATATAGTGGCAGGGGCATTCAGCTATTCTGGACAAAGATGTACTGCAATTAAAAGAGTGCTTGTAATGGATTCTGTTGCAGATAAATTAGCCGACTTGATAAAAGCTCAAGTTGAAAAATTAACTGTGGGAGATCCTTTTGATAATGCTGATATTACAACAGTAATCGACACTCCATCAGCAGACTTTATTGAAGGATTGATAAAAGATGCACAGGAAAAAGGTGCAAAAGCATTGACAACAGTAAAAAGAGAAAAAAACTTAATATGGCCAGTAGTTTTTGACAATGTAACAACTGATATGAGAATTGCTTGGGAAGAGCCATTTGGACCAGTATTGCCGATTATTAGAGTAAATTCTGTAGATGAAGCAATAGAAATTGCAAATAAATCAGAATATGGACTACAATCAGCAGTATTTACAAAAAATTTCCCATTGGCATTTGAAATCGCTGAAAAACTGGAAGTGGGAACAGTGCATATAAATAACAAGACTCAAAGAGGGCCTGACAGCTTCCCATTCTTAGGAATTAAAGGTTCAGGAGCAGGAGTTCAAGGATTAAAATACAGTATAGAAAGCATGACAAGAGTTAAATCTATCGTATTTGATATATAA
- a CDS encoding Crp/Fnr family transcriptional regulator, producing the protein MKIDELSQFLTQVSLFKGLNALEISEYLSKTGFKIKNYKKNETVFFRGDFLKNVIIVIKGTAHGEMQKFNGDITVINRMKSGEVVASAFLFGKSNVFPVDLIALENSKFLFLNKEKYLNLIQSDKRLLLNFINEISNKSQHLSKRIWFNFTNKTIEEKILSYIKENTTNGIIKFLPNISALAKQFEVTRPALSREISNLCKEKILTKIENNLYSVDFQQISQRNV; encoded by the coding sequence ATGAAAATAGATGAATTATCACAATTTTTAACGCAAGTTTCCTTATTTAAAGGATTAAACGCTTTGGAAATTTCAGAATATCTCTCAAAAACTGGTTTTAAAATAAAAAACTATAAAAAAAATGAAACTGTGTTTTTTCGTGGAGATTTTTTAAAAAATGTAATTATAGTTATCAAAGGAACTGCTCATGGTGAAATGCAAAAATTTAACGGAGATATCACTGTCATTAATCGGATGAAATCAGGTGAAGTTGTAGCTTCAGCATTTTTATTTGGAAAAAGCAATGTTTTTCCAGTAGACTTAATAGCATTGGAAAATTCCAAGTTTTTATTTCTAAATAAAGAAAAATATCTAAATTTAATTCAGTCAGACAAAAGACTTTTACTAAATTTTATAAATGAAATTTCAAACAAGAGCCAACATTTATCAAAAAGAATATGGTTCAATTTTACAAATAAAACAATTGAAGAGAAAATATTAAGTTACATAAAAGAAAATACAACAAATGGTATAATAAAGTTTCTTCCCAATATCTCAGCCTTAGCAAAACAATTTGAAGTAACAAGACCAGCACTGTCAAGAGAAATTTCCAATTTATGTAAAGAAAAAATATTAACAAAAATAGAGAATAACTTATATTCAGTAGATTTTCAACAGATTTCTCAAAGAAATGTTTGA
- the glmS gene encoding glutamine--fructose-6-phosphate transaminase (isomerizing) — protein sequence MCGIVGYIGAKNAQEFVIDGLEKLEYRGYDSAGIAVNTGNEKFEIVKKVGKLQNLADELKKNPLSGTVAIGHTRWATHGKPSDENSHPHFNKDKTLVVVHNGIIENYLELKKDLVAKGYEFKSETDTEVVAHLLDELYTGDLLETVKKLLKVIKGAYALGIMSVNEPDRIIAARKESPLIVGLGNGENFIASDIPAILKYTRDVYLIENNEIVEIKKDSVKIMDVEGNEIKRDITHIEWDLEAASKGGYEYFMEKEIFEQPEVLVKTLNSRVDENYNINFDDAGLTKEYLSGINDIYIVACGTAYHAGLAGKHIIEKKTRIRVDVDIASEFRYRNPVIDDKALVIVLSQSGETLDTLEAMKEAKRHGARVVAISNVVGSSIAREADHVIYTWAGPEIAVASTKAYTTQMVILNLMAIDFAYKFGKITKDEAVEDIKKLYDVKQSVQKMLEYDEKIKDIADKIKDSESMFYLGRGLDYVIAVEGALKSKEISYIHSEAFASGELKHGTIALITDGVPVVVNVTQSDLFEKSVSNIKEVTSRGAYVIAIAKEGNTIVEEVADEVFYIPNVEDDYAGFPTIVIHQLLAYYLSKLKGNDVDKPRNLAKSVTVE from the coding sequence ATGTGTGGAATTGTAGGTTACATCGGAGCGAAAAATGCTCAGGAATTTGTTATTGACGGGTTGGAAAAATTAGAGTACAGAGGGTATGATTCAGCGGGGATTGCTGTTAATACTGGAAATGAAAAATTTGAGATTGTGAAAAAAGTTGGAAAATTACAAAATTTGGCTGATGAGCTGAAAAAAAATCCACTTTCAGGGACAGTTGCGATAGGGCATACAAGATGGGCAACTCATGGAAAGCCATCTGATGAAAATTCACACCCTCATTTTAACAAAGATAAAACATTAGTTGTTGTTCACAATGGAATCATTGAAAATTATCTGGAATTAAAAAAAGATTTAGTTGCAAAAGGATATGAGTTTAAGTCAGAAACTGATACCGAAGTTGTGGCACACTTGTTAGATGAGCTTTATACTGGGGACTTGCTTGAAACAGTAAAGAAATTGTTAAAAGTTATAAAAGGTGCCTATGCACTTGGAATTATGTCTGTGAACGAGCCTGACAGAATTATTGCGGCAAGAAAGGAAAGTCCGCTTATTGTAGGGCTTGGAAATGGAGAAAACTTTATTGCGTCAGATATTCCTGCGATTTTGAAATATACTAGGGATGTATATTTGATTGAAAATAATGAAATTGTGGAAATAAAAAAAGATTCTGTAAAAATTATGGATGTAGAAGGAAACGAGATAAAAAGAGACATAACTCATATTGAGTGGGATTTGGAAGCTGCTTCTAAAGGTGGATACGAGTATTTTATGGAAAAGGAAATTTTTGAACAGCCAGAAGTGCTTGTAAAAACTTTGAACAGCAGAGTTGATGAAAATTATAACATTAATTTTGATGATGCAGGACTTACAAAAGAGTATTTGAGCGGAATCAATGATATTTATATTGTAGCTTGCGGAACTGCTTATCATGCTGGGCTTGCTGGAAAGCATATTATTGAGAAAAAAACAAGAATCCGTGTAGATGTTGACATTGCGTCAGAATTTAGATATAGAAATCCTGTAATTGATGACAAGGCGTTGGTTATTGTGTTAAGCCAGTCTGGAGAAACTTTGGACACGCTTGAGGCTATGAAAGAGGCGAAAAGACACGGGGCAAGAGTTGTTGCAATTTCAAATGTAGTTGGTTCTTCAATAGCAAGGGAAGCGGACCACGTTATTTACACTTGGGCAGGACCTGAAATTGCCGTTGCTTCTACAAAGGCGTACACGACTCAAATGGTAATTTTAAATTTAATGGCAATAGATTTTGCATATAAATTTGGAAAAATTACAAAAGATGAAGCAGTTGAAGATATTAAAAAATTGTATGATGTAAAACAAAGCGTTCAGAAAATGTTAGAATATGATGAAAAAATAAAAGATATCGCAGATAAGATTAAAGATAGCGAAAGTATGTTCTATCTTGGACGTGGGCTTGATTATGTAATCGCTGTGGAAGGTGCATTAAAATCTAAGGAAATTTCATATATTCATTCAGAAGCCTTTGCTTCAGGAGAATTGAAACATGGTACAATTGCACTTATTACAGATGGAGTGCCAGTTGTTGTAAACGTTACACAGTCTGACTTATTTGAAAAATCAGTATCAAATATAAAAGAAGTTACTTCAAGAGGAGCTTACGTTATCGCAATTGCAAAAGAAGGAAATACAATTGTGGAAGAAGTTGCTGACGAAGTATTCTATATTCCAAATGTGGAAGATGATTACGCAGGATTCCCTACAATCGTAATTCATCAGTTATTGGCATATTATTTATCAAAATTAAAAGGAAACGATGTTGATAAGCCAAGAAACTTGGCAAAATCAGTAACTGTGGAATAA
- a CDS encoding DUF3267 domain-containing protein: MKYIKKIPEENKEYTGELLRTGWKKLKEPKLSLVMLIAIPVGIFLMLLNIKYCLYFFPKLNEIINYSENSFAIEFKLGIWQLILYLIITVLFLILHEFIHLLFVPNFFKSKRTFWGMRLLYFFTYTEEEMSKFRMAVIFIAPLLFLSFIFPVILNILGIMNGFIMFLCVLNAGGSCVDVFYTLLILFKIPNGSIVKNNGAVTFYKKR, translated from the coding sequence ATGAAATATATAAAAAAAATACCTGAAGAAAATAAGGAATATACAGGGGAACTTTTAAGGACAGGATGGAAAAAATTAAAAGAGCCAAAATTATCTTTAGTAATGTTAATTGCAATTCCTGTTGGTATATTCCTAATGTTGTTAAATATAAAGTATTGTCTATATTTTTTTCCCAAATTAAACGAGATAATTAATTATAGTGAAAATAGTTTTGCGATAGAATTTAAACTTGGAATTTGGCAATTAATACTTTATTTAATAATAACGGTACTGTTTCTCATTTTACACGAATTTATTCATTTGTTATTTGTACCAAATTTTTTTAAGTCAAAAAGAACTTTTTGGGGAATGAGATTGCTTTATTTTTTTACATACACAGAAGAGGAAATGTCTAAATTTAGAATGGCAGTAATTTTTATAGCTCCTTTATTATTTTTATCATTTATTTTTCCAGTTATTTTAAATATTTTAGGAATAATGAATGGATTTATAATGTTTTTGTGTGTATTAAATGCGGGTGGTTCTTGTGTAGATGTGTTTTATACATTATTAATTTTATTTAAAATTCCAAATGGCTCGATTGTAAAAAATAATGGTGCAGTAACTTTTTATAAAAAAAGATAG
- a CDS encoding site-2 protease family protein, translating to MKRIKEYYNRFKIMNPQYSGIKLGIIAAIIIYFVAKIFFVVEISSSMIISLAVFVVSMTFHEVAHGYVAYKFGDDTAKRAGRITLNPLKHLDLTGIILPILILLSGFKFLVGWAKPVPVNFDNLNPPRRGLFCVAIAGIVVNFIISAISLVLLKVMGKYLDVENVFMTIFLYAYLINLLLGLFNLIPITPLDGGRIIYSFSGKKVMEFYNKIEKYGILIIFAIVYLGSTVLAQGFLTIADFFLKLAGINIALTF from the coding sequence GTGAAAAGAATAAAAGAATATTATAATAGGTTTAAAATTATGAATCCTCAGTATTCTGGAATAAAACTGGGGATTATTGCAGCAATTATTATTTATTTTGTTGCAAAAATTTTTTTTGTTGTGGAAATTTCAAGCAGTATGATAATTTCACTTGCTGTGTTTGTGGTGTCAATGACATTTCACGAAGTGGCACATGGCTATGTAGCTTATAAATTCGGCGATGATACTGCAAAAAGGGCAGGAAGGATTACATTAAATCCTTTGAAGCATTTGGATTTGACAGGAATAATTCTGCCGATTTTAATACTTTTAAGCGGCTTTAAATTTTTAGTGGGATGGGCAAAGCCTGTTCCAGTGAATTTTGATAATTTGAATCCTCCAAGACGTGGTCTATTTTGCGTTGCGATTGCAGGAATAGTTGTAAATTTCATTATTTCTGCAATTTCACTTGTTTTATTAAAAGTTATGGGAAAATATTTGGATGTTGAAAATGTATTTATGACAATTTTTCTATATGCCTATTTAATAAATTTATTGCTTGGATTGTTTAATTTGATACCAATAACGCCTTTAGATGGAGGAAGGATAATTTATTCTTTTTCTGGAAAAAAAGTTATGGAATTTTATAATAAAATTGAAAAGTATGGAATTTTAATTATATTTGCGATTGTTTATCTGGGAAGTACGGTTTTGGCACAGGGATTTTTGACAATTGCAGATTTTTTTCTTAAATTGGCTGGAATAAATATTGCTCTAACTTTCTAA